Genomic window (Arcobacter aquimarinus):
TATAAAAACCAAATGTCGGATATTTTTAAATAATAAATAAAAGAGTTCTAAACTCTTTTATTTGTTGATATATTGAATTATCTTCTGAGGTGCTTCACCTATTTTTACAATAGTTGGAGCATCAATTAAATCTCTTTTATCTCTATCCAAATTAAAAGTAACTTCATAATCACCACTTGGACAAGAAATAATACTTTTTGCTTCACTTAATTTTAGTTCTTTACATCCTTGAAAATCTTCTAATGCAAATAAAGATATATTTACAATTAGCAATATAAAAAATATTTTTTTCATTTTTCATCCTTTAAATAAATCTAAGAAATAGATTTTAATTGTTTATACTTTAAATAGATTATATCTACAATTTTCTCAATTTCTTTATCATTAAAAAAATCGACAAAAGCTATTTGTATAGAATTTCTACTTGTAATTTCATCATATCCCATAGCTTGTATTATTCTTGAAGGTTTAGAAAGTCCCAATGAACAACCTTCTCCATTTGTTAAAAAGATTTTATTTAAAGCTAAAGTTCTTATAAGTTCTCTTGCTTTTATATCTTTTAAGCCAAAATGTAAAGAGTAAGCCAAAGTATCATTTGGGTTTACAAAAAAGTATAAATCTTTTTTAAATTTCTCTTCTAATTTTTTTTGAAATTTTTCTTTCATCTCAAAATTAAATTTTTGTGTTTTTAAAGCTTCAAAACAACATTTAACTGCAAGAGTATCAATAAAACCTATATTTAAAAGTTCAAAAAAATTATCTTCTTCAAAAAGTAAAACACCTGATAAACTATAACCTGTTAGTTTATAATTATCAAAATATATAGCATCACTTAAAGTGGAGAAATTAGCACTTGCATTTGAAACAATTTTAGCAGTTGTTAGTTTTTTCACATCACTTAAAGAAGTCATAATAAAAGTATCCATAACATAAGAAGACAAGAAAAGAAAATCTATATTTTTGTTTTCTAATTGAGATAAATTTATTTTTCCATCTTTATTTAAATCAATCCAAATAATTTCAAATCCAAAAGATTCATATAACTTTGCACCATTTATTAAAGCTTCACATTCTCCATAACTTACAGCAATATTTCCTTTTAATTCTAAAAAAAGCCCTAAAAATCCCTCTTTTGAAAAAGAAAAAGTTTTGACCTTTGAGAAATTAAAACTTTTTTTATATTCCATACATAACTCTTCAAAATTACTATTTGATAATAAAGAATCTAAAGAATATTTTTCAAAAGAGAAATTTATATCCAAAGGATTGTATTGAAGAGTATTTAATCTTATCAAGCTTTTTTCCCATTTTTTGTTCTAAAACATCCAAGCTGGCAATGACTAACTTGAATATCACTATTTTTTACAGTTGAACCAACTGTTTTTAAAGTAGATCTTTTTGCTTCATCCCACAACACTTTGCATTCTAAAGTTTTATGTCCCATATAATTTTGTTTTAATCTATTATAAACTTGAATATTTGGGTCTTGAAATCTTAATTTTCCAAAAACACCAAGTTCACAATTTGTGATTCTTATGCCCATACTTTTAGTAATTGTACTCATTTCTTTGGGTTTTTTACCTATAAGTCTTGCCACTTTAAAAGCTTTCAGACAAGATAATTTACCATCTTCATCTAAATTTGTTAATAACAATTCTTTTTGAATTTCATCTAAACTTATAACTATATTATCATCTATACTAGACATCTATTCTTCCACTATGAGTATAAACATTCATTTTATTTCCTCTTGCAAATCCAATAAGTGTAATTCCGTGTTCATTTGCTGATTTTATTCCTTGAAAAGTAACTGCAGCTTTTGAAACAACTATTGGAATTCTATGCATTACACATTTTACAACCATTTCCATAGATAATCTACCAGTTGCATATAAAACAGATTTTCTAATATCTTTTTTATTTATACTTGCAAGTCCCACAACTTTATCAATAGCATTGTGCCTTCCAATATCCTCAGCAACAAAAATCTCACCATCTTCTAATACTAATTCAGCTTTATGAACACATCCTGTATTATCAAAAAGCTTAGAAGAGGTATTGAATAATTTCATATTTGATAAAATATTTTTTACACTTACCTTATAATCAGTATTTATAAATGAACAATCAAAAACTTTTTCAGCATTTCCAGTAACTCCAATACAACATCCTGAAGTTAAAGTTTTTTCTTTAAATAAATTTGCATACCCCTCATCACTAACATTTGCAATTACTTCAACTTTTAATCCATCTTCACTTATAACTATTGATTCAACATCATCAAAACTTTTTATAACAGCTTCACTAAGTAAAAAGCCTAAAATATGTGCATCTTGATGTTGTGCGATACTCATAACTGATAAAAATTTATTTCCATTTAAAAAGAATTCTATTTTATCCTCTTTTATAACATAATCTTCAACTACTTCCATCCCATCTTCATAAAATTTTTCTACGATTATCTCTTTTGTGTAATCATCTAAATTATCATGAAAAAGGGAGAAGTTTTCACTTCTCATAGCTCTTGTCATGCCACTTTTCCTTTTTTATTTTCAATATCAGCCAATACATCAGGTGCAAGTTGCTCTAAATGTTCTCTTGGATATTTTCCTGTAATTAAACCTTTTAAATTACCTTTTACAGCAACTAAAGCAGAATATACAAAATCCATTAAGAAAAACATTATTAAAACACTAGACCCAAAATGAACATAAAGTAATGCTCTTTTAAACTGAATAAATTGTGCATGAGTATATGCATCTGGATGTAAAAACCAAATTAAAAAACCACTTGTTAATAAACCTGCCCCCATAGCAACAAATACTATAAAAATAATTCTTTTCATAGGTTTATATTGACCTGGTAACACAAGTTTAGCTAACAAACTATTTTTTGATAATAATTTCACATCTTTAAAAGCTATAATACTCATTAACAACCATATAGGAAACCATACTAACCCTGTAACTTCATGGGTTCCACGTAAAATATATGGAATATATCCACCCTCACTTCTTAAACTCCAAGTTATGTTGAATCCTGTAATTATTAAAGTAATAACTATAAAAACATTCAACCAAATTATAGTTCGATGAAACAATGAAAATACTTCTATTTGGTCATTTGGATTTTTTATAACAGCTTCTTTTCTTCCACTAATTGTGTACATTACACAAAAAATAGCAATTTCAGCTACGAAAACCCACCAAATATAAAGTTGTCTTTCATTACTTGCTCTGATAATTTCAGGAGCAATTGCTTCATAATTTGGTCCAAATGCTGCATTTACCATAGCTTTATAATTAGAATCTGGAGGAGTAATAACTCCATCCAAATTTCCGCCTGTAATTATATGAATTGTATATTTTATTAAATATTCCCAATCTATAATCATTAGAAAATTAATAAATACAAATCCTACTAATCCAAGCCCAAGAAGAGTGAAAATATATGCCTTATTTTTTTCAAAAAATGAGCTATTTTCCATATTATTTCCTACCATCCGTATGAATCAGTGGCAATACCCTTACCTTGAGTAGTAGCTCTATATGTTTTTATTAAAGCAACTTCATCAGCATCACCTACAAGTAAGGCTTTTGTTGAACACATAGCTGCACACATAGGTACTTTACCTTCACTAATTCTATTTTGTCCATATTTATGGAACTCTTCAGGAGAGTTTGTCTCTTCAGGACCTCCTGCACACATAGTACATTTATCCATTTTTCCTTTTGTTCCAAATGCACCATCCCTTGGGAATTGTGGAGCACCAAAAGGACAAGCGAATAGACAATATCCACAACCTATACATTTATCTTTATCATGTAAAACAATACCATCTGTTCTAATGTAAAAACAATCTGTTGGACATACTTGTTGACAAGGAGCATCACTACAATGCATACAAGCCATAGATAAAGAGATTTCTTTACCTACAACACCCTCATTCACAGTGATTACTTTTCTTCTATTAACTCCAACTGGAACTTCATGAGCCTCTTTACAAGCTACAACGCAACCATTACAATCAATACATAAGTTTTCATCACAATAAAATTTCATTTTTGAAAAATCTACAGTTTTACTCATAACTACTCTCCTATGCTCTTTCTATTCTTACCAAAGAACATTTAGTCTCTGGACAAGAAGTCTGTTGGTCGTAACCATAACTTGTAACTTGGTTTGAACTTTCACCAAGTCCAAAAGGTGCAGTTTGTGCAGGATATCTATCTACTAAACTTTCACCACTCCAAACTCCTGAGAAATTTTGAGGTAAGAACACTGAATTCTCATCTACTCTTAAACTATATTTACATTTAATTTTGATTTTTCCTCCACCAGTTCCATAAACCCACATCATTTCATTATCTTTAAGTCCAAGTTTTCCAGCTAAAGTTGGATGTAATTCTCCATACATTTCACCTGAAAGTTCTGATAAATATTTAGATGCTCTTGTTTCTGTTCCTGTTCCCATATGTTCAACAAGTCTTCCTGAAACAATATTGATTGGATAATCTTTCAACCAATCTTGTGCATTTTGTTCACTTTCATATCTAACATCAACTCTAAAGTGGTTAAGTTTATCTTTGATTGCTGGATATTTAGATACTAAATCTGGTCTAAATGTGTGTAATGGTTCTCTATGTTTTGGAATTGGATCAACAAATTCCCAAACAATAGTTCTTGCACGTGCATTTCCATAAGGAGCAAGTCCCGCTTGAAGTGCATATTTTACTAAAATTCCACTATCATCATTTTTCCAGTTTTTACCTTCAACTAATTTTTTCTCATCTTCAGTTAAAGTAATTCCTGCTAATTCTTCAATATTTTTAGCTGTAATCTCATCGTATCCACCTTTGATTCTTGAACCAACAGGTGCAGAACCATCAGCTGCTAACAAGCTTTTTCCATCTCTTTCAACACCAAATCTTGTTCTAAATCCCATACCACCTTGAGAAACTGGTAAATTAATATTATATAAAACTGGGCTTCCAGGATGTGATTCATCCCAACAAGGCCAAGGTAATCCATAATACTCTTTTTCAGTTACGCCTCTTCCTTTTAATGAAGTAGAGTTAAATAGATGCCAATTTTCTTGATGTTTTTTAATTCTTTCAGCCGTTCTTCCTTGCATTCCAATAGTTTTTAATGCTTTTGCAATTTCGTTTGTTGCATCTTCTGGCCAAGTAAATTTATCACCTTTACCCATACCTGCAATAAATTCATTATAGAATCCCATTCTTTTTGCAAAGTCAAATAAAATATCATGGTCAGTTCTTGATTCATATAATGGCTCAACAACTTTAGTTCTCCATTGTGCAATTCTTGAAGTATTTACAACTGTTCCTTCTGTTTCAACTTGTGAAGCAGCAGGTAATAAGAACATATTATCCTTTCTTGTTGTAATAACAGCAGCATCATTTACATAAGGATCAATAAATACAACTAATTCTAAATTATCTAAAGCCTCTTTTACTTTATGTGTTTGAGTAATAGTTGAAATACCATTTCCAATACAAACTAATGCTTTTAAAGGAGTTCCTGCGTTATTTTTAGCATTTGCATCATCAACAACATTATGAATCCATAAAGATAAACTATTACCTTTTGCTTGCATCATTTCAGGAGCTTTAAATCTTCCTTTTAACCATTCATAATCAACTTTCCATTGTTTTGCAAAGTATTTCCATGAACCTTCAGCTAATCCATAATATCCTGGTAATGTATCAGCAAGACAACCCATATCAGTTGAACCTTGAACATTATCATGACCTCTTAAAATATTACATCCACCACCTGGTTTTCCTAGGTTTCCAAGAGATAATTGCATGATTGAACCAAGTCTTGTATTTGATGAACCAATTGTATGCTGTGTCCATCCTTGATTCCAAATTAAACATCCTGGTTTTGCACTTGCAAAAGCTGTTGCTGCTTGAATTAAAATCTCTTTAGGACATCCTGTTATATCTTCTACGTGCTCAGGAGTATACTCTTCACACTCTTTGAAAATATCATCCATTCCAAAAACTCTTTGTTCAATAAATGATTTATCGTACCAATTATTTTCTCTAATAAGTCTAATAATTCCGTAAAGGAATGCTATATCTGTACCTGTTCTGATTCTACAATAAAGATCTGCTTTAGCAGCAGTTTTAGTAAATCTTGGATCTACAACTATAATTTTTGCACCATTTTGCTCTTTTGCTTTCAAAATATGTTGCATAGCAATAGGATGGTTCGCAGCAGGATTAGCACCCATAATTATAATTGCTTTTGAGTTTTGCATATCACCTAAATGATTTGTCATAGCTCCATAACCCCATGTATTTGCCACACCGGCAACTGTTGGACTATGTCAAATTCTAGCTTGGTGATCTATGTTGTTTGTTCCAAACATTGCTGCAAATTTTCTAATATAATAAGCTTGCTCATTACTTACTTTTGCAGATCCTAAAAATTGAATTGCATCTGGACCAAATTTCTCTCTTAAAGCTACTAACTTATCAGTAATTTTACTCATAGCATCATCCCATGAGATTCTATTCCATTTTCCAGCTACTTTTTCAATAGGATATTGTAATCTATTTGTTGCTCTGATTTTATCAATCATATCAGCACCTTTACAACAATGTCCACCATGACTAATTGGATGGTCTTGAGCAACTTCTTGTCTAACCCATACACCATTATGAACTTCAGCGATAACAC
Coding sequences:
- a CDS encoding cytochrome b/b6 domain-containing protein produces the protein MENSSFFEKNKAYIFTLLGLGLVGFVFINFLMIIDWEYLIKYTIHIITGGNLDGVITPPDSNYKAMVNAAFGPNYEAIAPEIIRASNERQLYIWWVFVAEIAIFCVMYTISGRKEAVIKNPNDQIEVFSLFHRTIIWLNVFIVITLIITGFNITWSLRSEGGYIPYILRGTHEVTGLVWFPIWLLMSIIAFKDVKLLSKNSLLAKLVLPGQYKPMKRIIFIVFVAMGAGLLTSGFLIWFLHPDAYTHAQFIQFKRALLYVHFGSSVLIMFFLMDFVYSALVAVKGNLKGLITGKYPREHLEQLAPDVLADIENKKGKVA
- a CDS encoding molybdopterin-dependent oxidoreductase — translated: MEMLKSFGRRSFLKMASLATAVTATSAFASTEKVLRNATEEEVRNPFPGSKLIKTICSHCSVGCGVIAEVHNGVWVRQEVAQDHPISHGGHCCKGADMIDKIRATNRLQYPIEKVAGKWNRISWDDAMSKITDKLVALREKFGPDAIQFLGSAKVSNEQAYYIRKFAAMFGTNNIDHQARIUHSPTVAGVANTWGYGAMTNHLGDMQNSKAIIIMGANPAANHPIAMQHILKAKEQNGAKIIVVDPRFTKTAAKADLYCRIRTGTDIAFLYGIIRLIRENNWYDKSFIEQRVFGMDDIFKECEEYTPEHVEDITGCPKEILIQAATAFASAKPGCLIWNQGWTQHTIGSSNTRLGSIMQLSLGNLGKPGGGCNILRGHDNVQGSTDMGCLADTLPGYYGLAEGSWKYFAKQWKVDYEWLKGRFKAPEMMQAKGNSLSLWIHNVVDDANAKNNAGTPLKALVCIGNGISTITQTHKVKEALDNLELVVFIDPYVNDAAVITTRKDNMFLLPAASQVETEGTVVNTSRIAQWRTKVVEPLYESRTDHDILFDFAKRMGFYNEFIAGMGKGDKFTWPEDATNEIAKALKTIGMQGRTAERIKKHQENWHLFNSTSLKGRGVTEKEYYGLPWPCWDESHPGSPVLYNINLPVSQGGMGFRTRFGVERDGKSLLAADGSAPVGSRIKGGYDEITAKNIEELAGITLTEDEKKLVEGKNWKNDDSGILVKYALQAGLAPYGNARARTIVWEFVDPIPKHREPLHTFRPDLVSKYPAIKDKLNHFRVDVRYESEQNAQDWLKDYPINIVSGRLVEHMGTGTETRASKYLSELSGEMYGELHPTLAGKLGLKDNEMMWVYGTGGGKIKIKCKYSLRVDENSVFLPQNFSGVWSGESLVDRYPAQTAPFGLGESSNQVTSYGYDQQTSCPETKCSLVRIERA
- the fdh3B gene encoding formate dehydrogenase FDH3 subunit beta; translated protein: MSKTVDFSKMKFYCDENLCIDCNGCVVACKEAHEVPVGVNRRKVITVNEGVVGKEISLSMACMHCSDAPCQQVCPTDCFYIRTDGIVLHDKDKCIGCGYCLFACPFGAPQFPRDGAFGTKGKMDKCTMCAGGPEETNSPEEFHKYGQNRISEGKVPMCAAMCSTKALLVGDADEVALIKTYRATTQGKGIATDSYGW
- a CDS encoding ModE family transcriptional regulator; translation: MSSIDDNIVISLDEIQKELLLTNLDEDGKLSCLKAFKVARLIGKKPKEMSTITKSMGIRITNCELGVFGKLRFQDPNIQVYNRLKQNYMGHKTLECKVLWDEAKRSTLKTVGSTVKNSDIQVSHCQLGCFRTKNGKKA
- the fdhD gene encoding formate dehydrogenase accessory sulfurtransferase FdhD encodes the protein MTRAMRSENFSLFHDNLDDYTKEIIVEKFYEDGMEVVEDYVIKEDKIEFFLNGNKFLSVMSIAQHQDAHILGFLLSEAVIKSFDDVESIVISEDGLKVEVIANVSDEGYANLFKEKTLTSGCCIGVTGNAEKVFDCSFINTDYKVSVKNILSNMKLFNTSSKLFDNTGCVHKAELVLEDGEIFVAEDIGRHNAIDKVVGLASINKKDIRKSVLYATGRLSMEMVVKCVMHRIPIVVSKAAVTFQGIKSANEHGITLIGFARGNKMNVYTHSGRIDV
- a CDS encoding cysteine desulfurase, whose translation is MIRLNTLQYNPLDINFSFEKYSLDSLLSNSNFEELCMEYKKSFNFSKVKTFSFSKEGFLGLFLELKGNIAVSYGECEALINGAKLYESFGFEIIWIDLNKDGKINLSQLENKNIDFLFLSSYVMDTFIMTSLSDVKKLTTAKIVSNASANFSTLSDAIYFDNYKLTGYSLSGVLLFEEDNFFELLNIGFIDTLAVKCCFEALKTQKFNFEMKEKFQKKLEEKFKKDLYFFVNPNDTLAYSLHFGLKDIKARELIRTLALNKIFLTNGEGCSLGLSKPSRIIQAMGYDEITSRNSIQIAFVDFFNDKEIEKIVDIIYLKYKQLKSIS